Proteins encoded by one window of Camelus bactrianus isolate YW-2024 breed Bactrian camel chromosome 9, ASM4877302v1, whole genome shotgun sequence:
- the LOC105062741 gene encoding uncharacterized protein LOC105062741 encodes MRTRGWGVRGERAAAPSPSVDGDSCEPAVHLDCKPPLPPHPTSRSLRHPEPKGWVRDRPHPMKAGDGEVGPGDPSDCLGFGPSQLRIHPKETEIPEEEAPGGAEPEAVTLVQLIDEHGEYSTACLVRRGAAVGRSGKAVPGSLREVPEGPARPRPFSCAACGKAFKRSWELLSHEVVHTAARPFRCGLCAAAFKRHSDCKSHRLVHSDERPHGCDACGKRFKRASNLQEHRRIHTGERPFSCPSCPKRFKTPYELHRHQRLHATAPPFPCPGCRKAFAAGPALLLHRRQHCEDQPHACAVCGKRFAYGHSLRVHERAHTGDWPFICRLCAKAFKQSNVLASHRRVHSGERPLPCDTCCKAFSRPSLLLQQLRGHSPVRPHACRFCPKLFKDLNYRAVHEKVHTGDTPYKCGICSKGFAHPSNLLQHQRVHRDG; translated from the exons ATGCGCACCCGGGGTTGGGGCGTGAGGGGCGAAAGGGCTGCTGCCCCGAGTCCTTCAGTGGATGGAGACTCCTGTGAACCTGCAGTACACCTGGACTGCAAG cCCCCTTTgcctcctcaccccacctcacGGTCACTTCGGCACCCAGAGCCCAAGGGCTGGGTCAGGGACAGACCCCACCCAATGAAGGCGGGAGATGGAGAAGTGGGTCCCGGAGACCCCTCAGACTGTCTGGGGTTTGGTCCATCTCAACTGAGGATACACCCCAAGGAGACCGAGATCCCAGAAGAAGAG gcGCCCGGAGGGGCCGAGCCGGAGGCTGTGACCCTGGTGCAGCTCATCGACGAGCACGGGGAGTACTCGACCGCCTGCCTCGTCCGCAGAGGGGCGGCGGTGGGGCGCTCTGGGAAGGCGGTGCCAGGCTCGCTGCGTGAGGTCCCCGAGGGGCCGGCACGGCCCAGGCCGTTCAGCTGCGCGGCGTGCGGGAAGGCCTTCAAGCGCTCGTGGGAGCTGCTGAGCCACGAGGTGGTGCACACGGCGGCGCGGCCCTTCCGCTGCGGCCTGTGTGCGGCCGCCTTCAAACGCCACTCGGACTGCAAGAGCCACCGGCTGGTGCACAGCGACGAGCGGCCGCACGGCTGCGACGCCTGCGGCAAGCGCTTCAAGAGAGCCAGCAACCTGCAG GAGCACCGGCGCATCCACACGGGCGAGCGCCCCTTCTCCTGCCCATCCTGCCCGAAGCGCTTCAAGACCCCCTATGAGCTGCACCGCCACCAGCGGCTGCACGCGACCGCGCCGCCATTCCCCTGCCCAGGATGCCGCAAGGCCTTTGCAGCTGGGCCTGCCCTGCTTCTGCACCGACGGCAGCACTGCGAGGACCAGCCCCACGCGTGCGCAGTGTGCGGCAAGCGCTTCGCCTATGGCCACAGCCTGCGGGTGCACGAGCGCGCGCACACGGGCGATTGGCCCTTCATCTGCAGGCTGTGTGCCAAGGCCTTCAAGCAGTCCAACGTGTTGGCCTCTCACCGTCGCGTGCATTCGGGCGAGCGGCCCTTGCCCTGCGACACCTGCTGCAAGGCCTTCTCCCGGCCCTCGCTGCTCCTGCAGCAGCTCCGCGGGCACAGCCCTGTGCGCCCTCACGCCTGCCGCTTCTGCCCGAAGCTCTTCAAGGACCTGAACTACCGTGCTGTCCACGAGAAGGTGCACACG